A section of the Babylonia areolata isolate BAREFJ2019XMU chromosome 1, ASM4173473v1, whole genome shotgun sequence genome encodes:
- the LOC143294663 gene encoding p53 and DNA damage-regulated protein 1-like, with product MAEEAAVAPVNSQQLLEHLTHIEGAAEDILADKHKLVDLDRHRNQTREAMRILQKGKTDKKQWMCLGNMFIKMEKKSASRFLEKDFDHTSQEIGRTRTELKPKMNHLRDLEHKEELKGFNLNPLSKDEVTAINDLL from the exons ATGGCTGAAGAAGCTGCTGTGGCCCCAGTGAACTCCCAGCAGTTGCTGGAACATCTGACGCACATAGAAGGGGCAGCAGAAGACATTTTAGCTGACAAGCACAAGCTGGTTGACTTGGACCGACATCGGAACCAGACAAGGGAAGCAATGAG GATATTGCAAAAAGgcaagacagacaagaaacagtgGATGTGCCTAGGAAACATGTTTATAAAGATGGAGAAGAAATCTGCATCACGATTTTTGGAAAAAG ACTTTGACCACACGAGCCAAGAGATAGGGAGAACCAGAACAGAGCTGAAGCCGAAGATGAACCACCTGCGTGATCTGGAACACAAAGAAGAGCTGAAAGGGTTTAACTTGAACCCCCTCAGCAAGGACGAAGTCACAGCGATCAATGATCTTTTATGA